From Ochotona princeps isolate mOchPri1 chromosome X, mOchPri1.hap1, whole genome shotgun sequence, one genomic window encodes:
- the LOC131478642 gene encoding uncharacterized protein LOC131478642, giving the protein MAEPGSPSPPAEGPLVCQDPEKASSPPGKQRKPRPRRRLRLGTSRQPTFATYFPKVLKEIHAGLSLSKEAKAVMDCFVRDLFERIADEAASLVRNKRGSTLTYRDIQSGIRLVLPTQLYKCADSQGNKALIKFISSK; this is encoded by the coding sequence ATGGCTGAGCCGGGCTCTCCCTCGCCGCCTGCTGAGGGACCCCTCGTctgccaggaccctgagaagGCGTCCTCACCCCCCGGGAAACAGAGGAAACCCAGGccccgccgccgcctccgcctgGGCACCAGCCGGCAGCCGACCTTCGCCACCTATTTCCCGAAGGTTCTGAAGGAAATTCACGCAGGCCTCAGCCTGTCCAAGGAGGCCAAGGCCGTCATGGACTGCTTTGTGAGAGATCTCTTTGAGCGCATCGCTGATGAGGCCGCCAGCCTGGTCCGCAACAAGAGGGGCTCCACCCTGACCTATAGAGACATCCAAAGTGGGATACGCCTTGTGCTGCCCACTCAGCTCTACAAGTGTGCCGACAGCCAGGGCAACAAGGCCCTCATTAAGTTCATCTCCAGCAAGTGA
- the LOC131478641 gene encoding histone H2B type F-M-like, giving the protein MAEPHGDSTSEETQEPASNPPREETPRRRHHRRRHHHRHQGHEHSFAGCFPRLLLRRHEDLTLSRAARSLLDSYVRELLERIAQEASCLLRDRNRSVLTHVEIQDAIQRLLSGELRLVSVFQGSNALLNYHRHK; this is encoded by the coding sequence ATGGCTGAGCCCCATGGTGACTCGACTTCTGAGGAGACCCAGGAGCCAGCCTCGAACCCTCCAAGGGAGGAGACACCTAgacgccgccaccaccgccgccgccaccaccaccgccaccaggGCCATGAACACAGCTTCgctggctgcttccccaggcttctCCTGAGGCGCCATGAGGACCTCACCCTGTCTAGGgcggccaggagcctcctggacAGTTACGTGAGGGAACTCTTGGAGCGCATCGCCCAGGAGGCCTCCTGCTTGCTCCGGGATAGGAACCGCTCCGTCCTCACCCACGTCGAGATCCAGGACGCCATCCAGCGCCTGCTGTCTGGCGAGCTTCGCCTGGTCTCTGTCTTCCAGGGCTCCAATGCCCTCCTGAATTACCACAGACACAAGTGA